The region ATCCGGCGCACCCGGGCGGAGTTGGGCGAGACCATCGAGGCGCTGGCCGCGAAGGCGGACGTGAAGGCGCGACTGCGGAGTACGGCCACCCAGACCAAGGAGCGGGTTCGGCTACAGGCTGACCGGGCGGCCGGTGCGGTCCGGCGACCGGTACGTGATGC is a window of Micromonospora polyrhachis DNA encoding:
- a CDS encoding DUF3618 domain-containing protein — protein: MTINNGMGDREALQAEIRRTRAELGETIEALAAKADVKARLRSTATQTKERVRLQADRAAGAVRRPVRDAGQLARRNIVPAAVVGAAAVGTAAIVILILVMRRRHR